One stretch of Paenibacillus sp. FSL R5-0341 DNA includes these proteins:
- a CDS encoding dihydrofolate reductase: MSIELVWAMGENGVIGLNNSIPWRLPKDMAFFKQRTLNKTIIMGRNTWESFGGKPLPQRRNIVVTRDLNYKVQQAEIVHTIEEGLSVTKGEELCVIGGSQVYREFLPLADRLVVTKIHENFEGDTFFPEVDWSEWELIEQIEGEQDEKNVHAYTFEFYERKR; this comes from the coding sequence TTGAGTATTGAACTTGTATGGGCAATGGGGGAGAACGGTGTGATCGGATTGAACAATTCGATTCCATGGCGTCTACCCAAAGATATGGCCTTTTTCAAACAACGTACGCTGAACAAAACGATTATCATGGGGCGTAACACGTGGGAATCTTTTGGCGGAAAGCCGCTTCCTCAGCGCCGTAATATCGTAGTGACAAGAGATCTGAACTACAAAGTGCAACAAGCTGAGATCGTGCATACGATTGAAGAGGGTCTGAGCGTAACCAAAGGTGAGGAACTTTGCGTAATTGGGGGTTCCCAAGTGTACCGCGAGTTCTTGCCACTTGCAGATCGTCTTGTGGTGACCAAAATTCATGAGAATTTTGAGGGAGATACCTTTTTCCCTGAAGTGGACTGGTCGGAATGGGAACTGATTGAACAGATTGAAGGCGAGCAGGATGAGAAAAATGTTCACGCGTATACATTCGAATTTTATGAACGTAAACGGTAA
- the thyA gene encoding thymidylate synthase, with amino-acid sequence MKNYLDLLQDILNNGVHKGDRTGTGTQSVFGRQLRYDLSEGFPLVTTKRIHLKSVIHELLWFLSGDTNISYLKENGVKIWDDWADENGDLGPVYGSQWRTWEAPNGEKIDQIAAVIDSIKNNPDSRRHLVSAWNVAEINHMKLPPCHFAFQFYVAEGKLSCMLTMRSVDTFLGLPFNIASYALLTNMIAQQCDLEVGEFIWSGGDVHIYSNHVDQVKTQLEREPYALPKLVIKRKPDSIFNYKFEDFEFENYQHHPGIKAPIAV; translated from the coding sequence ATGAAAAACTATCTCGATTTATTACAGGATATTCTGAACAACGGCGTGCATAAAGGAGATCGTACCGGAACAGGAACACAATCCGTATTCGGCAGACAGCTCCGTTATGATCTCTCCGAAGGATTTCCGCTGGTAACAACCAAACGAATTCATCTCAAATCGGTTATTCATGAACTGTTATGGTTTTTGAGTGGCGATACCAATATATCTTATTTGAAAGAAAACGGTGTGAAGATCTGGGACGACTGGGCGGATGAAAATGGGGATCTCGGACCAGTATATGGCTCGCAGTGGCGCACATGGGAAGCACCAAACGGAGAAAAAATTGATCAGATCGCCGCAGTAATTGATTCGATCAAAAATAATCCGGATTCTCGCCGTCACCTTGTCAGTGCATGGAATGTGGCTGAGATCAATCATATGAAACTTCCGCCTTGTCATTTTGCGTTTCAGTTTTACGTTGCAGAGGGTAAATTATCCTGTATGCTAACGATGCGGTCCGTGGATACGTTCCTCGGGTTGCCGTTTAACATCGCGAGTTATGCGCTCTTGACGAATATGATTGCGCAGCAATGTGATCTTGAGGTGGGGGAATTCATCTGGTCTGGAGGGGATGTTCACATCTACTCTAACCATGTGGACCAGGTCAAAACGCAGCTGGAGCGTGAACCCTATGCTTTACCTAAGCTGGTAATCAAGCGTAAACCGGACTCTATTTTCAATTATAAGTTTGAAGACTTTGAGTTTGAGAACTACCAGCATCATCCGGGCATTAAAGCTCCAATTGCAGTTTAA
- the lpdA gene encoding dihydrolipoyl dehydrogenase — translation MVVGDASLNIDTLVIGAGPGGYVAAIRAAQLGQSVLIVDKSELGGVCLNRGCIPSKALISAAHQYESALHGEAFGISAENVKVDFSKTQEFKNGVVKKMTGGVAGLLKGNKVEVFNGECMFINENEARVFNDHESPRYKFKNAIIATGSRPIELKPFPFGGRILSSTEALNLPEVPKSMIVIGGGYIGAELGQMYSKFGAKVTIIEGLDTVLPGFDKDMTSLVAKNMKKTGIEIVTGAKAESAEQTDKDVTVKYSVNGESKEVTADYLLVTVGRRPNTDGELGLDMIGVDVDERGFVKVDHQGRTSIPHIFAIGDIVSGLALAHKASYEGKVAAEAIAGQPSVVDYKCMPAVVFTDPECSSVGYTEKEAKEKGYKVKAGKFPYAGNGRAVSLNHAEGFVKIVADEESGLVLGCQIVGLEASNLIAELGLAIEMGATLEDLALTIHAHPTLGEIVMEAAELVMGHPIHIISR, via the coding sequence ATGGTAGTAGGCGACGCTTCTCTCAATATCGACACATTAGTAATTGGTGCGGGTCCTGGCGGCTATGTAGCTGCCATCCGCGCTGCTCAACTGGGCCAAAGCGTATTGATCGTAGACAAATCCGAACTGGGCGGTGTTTGTTTAAACCGTGGATGTATTCCATCCAAAGCCCTGATCTCTGCTGCACACCAATATGAGTCTGCACTTCACGGTGAAGCTTTTGGTATCTCTGCTGAGAACGTAAAAGTGGACTTCAGCAAAACTCAAGAGTTCAAAAACGGCGTTGTTAAGAAAATGACTGGCGGCGTAGCTGGTTTGCTCAAAGGCAACAAAGTTGAAGTTTTCAACGGTGAGTGCATGTTCATCAACGAAAACGAAGCTCGTGTATTCAATGACCACGAGTCTCCACGTTACAAATTTAAAAATGCTATTATCGCAACAGGTTCCCGTCCAATCGAACTGAAACCTTTCCCGTTTGGCGGACGCATTCTGTCTTCGACAGAAGCTTTGAACTTGCCAGAAGTACCAAAAAGCATGATCGTTATCGGTGGTGGATATATTGGTGCTGAGCTTGGCCAAATGTACTCCAAATTCGGTGCGAAAGTAACAATCATTGAAGGTTTGGATACAGTACTGCCAGGTTTCGATAAAGACATGACTAGCCTTGTTGCTAAAAACATGAAGAAAACAGGCATCGAAATCGTAACGGGTGCAAAAGCTGAAAGTGCTGAGCAAACGGATAAAGATGTAACTGTGAAGTACTCTGTAAATGGTGAGTCCAAAGAAGTAACTGCAGATTACCTGCTGGTAACTGTTGGACGTCGTCCAAACACAGATGGAGAACTGGGTCTCGACATGATTGGTGTTGACGTTGACGAGCGTGGATTTGTCAAAGTTGACCACCAAGGTCGTACTAGCATTCCTCACATCTTCGCTATCGGTGACATCGTATCTGGTCTGGCTCTGGCACACAAAGCTTCTTATGAAGGTAAAGTGGCTGCTGAAGCAATCGCAGGACAACCATCTGTAGTTGACTACAAATGTATGCCAGCAGTTGTATTCACAGATCCAGAGTGTTCCAGCGTAGGTTACACTGAAAAAGAAGCTAAAGAAAAAGGTTACAAAGTAAAAGCAGGCAAATTCCCTTATGCGGGTAACGGCCGTGCTGTATCTTTGAACCACGCTGAAGGCTTCGTGAAAATCGTAGCTGACGAAGAAAGCGGCCTCGTATTGGGTTGCCAAATCGTAGGTCTGGAAGCTTCCAACCTGATTGCTGAGCTTGGTTTGGCAATTGAGATGGGTGCTACATTGGAAGATCTGGCTCTCACAATTCACGCTCACCCAACTTTGGGCGAAATCGTGATGGAAGCTGCGGAATTGGTTATGGGTCACCCGATCCACATCATCTCCCGTTAA
- a CDS encoding dihydrolipoamide acetyltransferase family protein, which produces MAKFEYKFPELGEGLHEGEIIKMHIKVGDKVTDDDIIMEVQNDKAVVEVPCPVNGTVTEVFAKDGQICHVGEVVAIIDAEGELPEQDDAPAGDQGEQEKDAAQGGADTSGSSAAASSSDAAKEGGNNSVPAVPAKDVLATPSVRKFAREQGVDIAQVNGTGNNGKVTKEDVESFKNGGGSSAAASSEAPAQEEKKSAAPAAAAADQHVEEERVPFKGIRKAISNAMVKSAYTAPHVTIMDEVDVTELVAFRTRMKPIAEKKGTKVTYLPFIVKALVAASRQFPALNAMIDEEANEIVYKKYYNIGIATDTDNGLIVPVIKDADRKSIWMIADSIRDLAARGREGKLSANEMRGSTISISNIGSAGGMFFTPIINFPEVAILGTGRISEKAVIKNGEVVAAPVMALSLSFDHRIIDGATAQNFMNYIKQLLANPELLVMEV; this is translated from the coding sequence TTGGCTAAATTTGAATATAAATTCCCTGAATTGGGCGAAGGCCTACACGAAGGCGAAATCATCAAGATGCACATCAAAGTCGGTGACAAAGTAACTGACGACGATATCATCATGGAAGTACAGAACGACAAAGCGGTTGTAGAAGTACCTTGTCCGGTTAACGGAACAGTTACAGAAGTATTCGCTAAAGACGGTCAAATCTGCCATGTTGGTGAAGTTGTAGCGATCATCGATGCAGAAGGCGAACTTCCTGAGCAAGACGACGCTCCTGCTGGCGATCAAGGCGAGCAAGAGAAAGATGCAGCTCAAGGCGGAGCTGACACAAGCGGTTCTTCTGCAGCAGCTTCCAGCTCGGATGCAGCTAAAGAAGGCGGCAACAACAGCGTTCCGGCAGTACCTGCCAAAGACGTTCTGGCAACACCAAGCGTGCGTAAATTTGCTCGCGAACAAGGTGTAGACATCGCTCAGGTTAACGGCACTGGCAACAACGGTAAAGTAACCAAAGAAGATGTTGAATCCTTCAAAAACGGTGGCGGTTCTTCCGCAGCGGCATCTTCCGAAGCTCCGGCTCAAGAAGAGAAAAAATCCGCAGCACCAGCAGCGGCTGCAGCTGATCAACACGTTGAAGAAGAGCGCGTACCATTCAAAGGTATCCGTAAAGCGATCTCTAATGCAATGGTTAAATCGGCTTACACAGCACCTCACGTTACAATCATGGACGAAGTGGACGTAACTGAATTGGTTGCTTTCCGTACTCGTATGAAACCAATTGCAGAGAAAAAAGGAACAAAAGTTACTTATCTGCCATTCATCGTTAAAGCACTGGTTGCGGCTTCCCGCCAATTCCCGGCTCTGAACGCTATGATTGATGAAGAAGCTAACGAAATTGTTTACAAAAAATATTACAACATTGGTATCGCTACAGATACAGACAACGGCTTGATCGTTCCTGTTATCAAAGATGCTGATCGTAAATCCATCTGGATGATTGCTGATTCTATCCGTGATCTGGCTGCTCGTGGTCGTGAGGGCAAATTGAGCGCGAATGAAATGAGAGGAAGCACAATCTCCATCAGTAACATCGGTTCTGCTGGCGGTATGTTCTTCACTCCAATCATCAACTTCCCTGAAGTTGCTATTCTCGGAACAGGACGCATCAGCGAAAAAGCAGTGATCAAAAACGGCGAAGTAGTTGCAGCACCTGTAATGGCTCTTTCCCTGAGCTTTGACCACCGTATCATCGATGGCGCAACAGCACAAAACTTTATGAATTACATTAAACAGCTGCTCGCTAACCCTGAGCTGCTTGTTATGGAGGTGTAA